Proteins encoded by one window of Elaeis guineensis isolate ETL-2024a chromosome 12, EG11, whole genome shotgun sequence:
- the LOC105061154 gene encoding B3 domain-containing protein Os04g0386900 isoform X1 produces the protein MIGNRFCYCSTYRDEKILIAGKDCESQQCFPQYTRGGCRGDAKIDGQSVVTTAATDSELPPAASDPQETDHSVCSSNTHRRHCKAPVAARSLSSQESTNRANLCLPSDSATIDEKDEIVPLSGKPYFACVMTKSQVQAPFQLTIPKSIWMLLPFACVPVVLSYRNKTWEMRYYGDRNLRRFDSGWKHFAVDNNLKIGDACFLELMDDQHLKFQVQILRGDIPREIVESGCSFDTPIMIE, from the exons ATGATTGGTAATCGATTTTGCTACTGCTCTACTTACAGggatgaaaaaattctgattgcagGTAAGGACTGTGAAAGTCAGCAATGTTTCCCTCAGTACACCCGAGGAGGATGTCGGGGG GACGCAAAAATAGATGGTCAATCTGTCGTCACTACAGCAGCCACAGATTCCGAATTACCTCCTGCTGCTTCAGATCCACAAGAG ACAGACCATTCAGTATGCAGTTCCAATACTCACCGCAGACACTGCAAAGCCCCTGTGGCAGCACGTAGCCTCTCCTCCCAAGAATCAACTAATCGTGCTA ATCTATGCCTACCATCAGATTCTGCTACAATTGATGAAAAGGATGAAATTGTTCCACTTTCAGGAAAGCCCTATTTCGCATGTGTTATGACAAAGTCTCAAGTGCAGGCCCCCTTTCAACTG ACGATTCCAAAGAGCATTTGGATGCTACTTCCATTTGCCTGTGTTCCTGTGGTCCTCTCTTACCGAAACAAGACTTGGGAGATGAGATACTATGGTGATCGAAACTTGAGAAGATTTGATAGTGGATGGAAACATTTTGCGGTCGACAACAATCTAAAGATCGGAGATGCTTGCTTTCTTGAACTAATGGACGATCAGCACTTGAAGTTTCAAGTTCAAATTCTCCGAGGAGACATCCCGAGAGAAATTGTGGAAAGTGGCTGCAGTTTTGACACTCCTATCATGATTGAATAG
- the LOC105061154 gene encoding B3 domain-containing protein Os04g0386900 isoform X2 — protein sequence MSVRTVKVSNVSLSTPEEDVGGDAKIDGQSVVTTAATDSELPPAASDPQETDHSVCSSNTHRRHCKAPVAARSLSSQESTNRANLCLPSDSATIDEKDEIVPLSGKPYFACVMTKSQVQAPFQLTIPKSIWMLLPFACVPVVLSYRNKTWEMRYYGDRNLRRFDSGWKHFAVDNNLKIGDACFLELMDDQHLKFQVQILRGDIPREIVESGCSFDTPIMIE from the exons ATGTCG GTAAGGACTGTGAAAGTCAGCAATGTTTCCCTCAGTACACCCGAGGAGGATGTCGGGGGG GACGCAAAAATAGATGGTCAATCTGTCGTCACTACAGCAGCCACAGATTCCGAATTACCTCCTGCTGCTTCAGATCCACAAGAG ACAGACCATTCAGTATGCAGTTCCAATACTCACCGCAGACACTGCAAAGCCCCTGTGGCAGCACGTAGCCTCTCCTCCCAAGAATCAACTAATCGTGCTA ATCTATGCCTACCATCAGATTCTGCTACAATTGATGAAAAGGATGAAATTGTTCCACTTTCAGGAAAGCCCTATTTCGCATGTGTTATGACAAAGTCTCAAGTGCAGGCCCCCTTTCAACTG ACGATTCCAAAGAGCATTTGGATGCTACTTCCATTTGCCTGTGTTCCTGTGGTCCTCTCTTACCGAAACAAGACTTGGGAGATGAGATACTATGGTGATCGAAACTTGAGAAGATTTGATAGTGGATGGAAACATTTTGCGGTCGACAACAATCTAAAGATCGGAGATGCTTGCTTTCTTGAACTAATGGACGATCAGCACTTGAAGTTTCAAGTTCAAATTCTCCGAGGAGACATCCCGAGAGAAATTGTGGAAAGTGGCTGCAGTTTTGACACTCCTATCATGATTGAATAG
- the LOC105061154 gene encoding B3 domain-containing protein Os04g0386900 isoform X4, producing the protein MSDAKIDGQSVVTTAATDSELPPAASDPQETDHSVCSSNTHRRHCKAPVAARSLSSQESTNRANLCLPSDSATIDEKDEIVPLSGKPYFACVMTKSQVQAPFQLTIPKSIWMLLPFACVPVVLSYRNKTWEMRYYGDRNLRRFDSGWKHFAVDNNLKIGDACFLELMDDQHLKFQVQILRGDIPREIVESGCSFDTPIMIE; encoded by the exons ATGTCG GACGCAAAAATAGATGGTCAATCTGTCGTCACTACAGCAGCCACAGATTCCGAATTACCTCCTGCTGCTTCAGATCCACAAGAG ACAGACCATTCAGTATGCAGTTCCAATACTCACCGCAGACACTGCAAAGCCCCTGTGGCAGCACGTAGCCTCTCCTCCCAAGAATCAACTAATCGTGCTA ATCTATGCCTACCATCAGATTCTGCTACAATTGATGAAAAGGATGAAATTGTTCCACTTTCAGGAAAGCCCTATTTCGCATGTGTTATGACAAAGTCTCAAGTGCAGGCCCCCTTTCAACTG ACGATTCCAAAGAGCATTTGGATGCTACTTCCATTTGCCTGTGTTCCTGTGGTCCTCTCTTACCGAAACAAGACTTGGGAGATGAGATACTATGGTGATCGAAACTTGAGAAGATTTGATAGTGGATGGAAACATTTTGCGGTCGACAACAATCTAAAGATCGGAGATGCTTGCTTTCTTGAACTAATGGACGATCAGCACTTGAAGTTTCAAGTTCAAATTCTCCGAGGAGACATCCCGAGAGAAATTGTGGAAAGTGGCTGCAGTTTTGACACTCCTATCATGATTGAATAG
- the LOC105061154 gene encoding B3 domain-containing protein Os04g0386900 isoform X3 has translation MDIHFLLELNSNINFSISHFHSRTINFTFFRNFANMWHSKDALSLAKQKTDHSVCSSNTHRRHCKAPVAARSLSSQESTNRANLCLPSDSATIDEKDEIVPLSGKPYFACVMTKSQVQAPFQLTIPKSIWMLLPFACVPVVLSYRNKTWEMRYYGDRNLRRFDSGWKHFAVDNNLKIGDACFLELMDDQHLKFQVQILRGDIPREIVESGCSFDTPIMIE, from the exons ATGGATATACATTTTTTACTTGAACTCAACAGCAATATAAATTTCTCGATTTCTCATTTCCATTCGAGAACCATCAATTTTACATTTTTCAGGAATTTTGCAAATATGTGGCACTCAAAAGATGCTCTTTCACTGGCCAAACAGAAG ACAGACCATTCAGTATGCAGTTCCAATACTCACCGCAGACACTGCAAAGCCCCTGTGGCAGCACGTAGCCTCTCCTCCCAAGAATCAACTAATCGTGCTA ATCTATGCCTACCATCAGATTCTGCTACAATTGATGAAAAGGATGAAATTGTTCCACTTTCAGGAAAGCCCTATTTCGCATGTGTTATGACAAAGTCTCAAGTGCAGGCCCCCTTTCAACTG ACGATTCCAAAGAGCATTTGGATGCTACTTCCATTTGCCTGTGTTCCTGTGGTCCTCTCTTACCGAAACAAGACTTGGGAGATGAGATACTATGGTGATCGAAACTTGAGAAGATTTGATAGTGGATGGAAACATTTTGCGGTCGACAACAATCTAAAGATCGGAGATGCTTGCTTTCTTGAACTAATGGACGATCAGCACTTGAAGTTTCAAGTTCAAATTCTCCGAGGAGACATCCCGAGAGAAATTGTGGAAAGTGGCTGCAGTTTTGACACTCCTATCATGATTGAATAG